Proteins encoded together in one Vitis vinifera cultivar Pinot Noir 40024 chromosome 4, ASM3070453v1 window:
- the LOC100854540 gene encoding aspartyl protease family protein At5g10770-like, translated as MTLEPSDVFPKFQFGCGRNNEGDFGSGADGMLGLGQGQLSTVSQTASKFKKVFSYCLPEEDSIGSLLFGEKATSQSSLKFTSLVNGPGTSGLEESGYYFVKLLDISVGNKRLNVPSSVFASPGTIIDSGTVITCLPQRAYSALTAAFKKAMAKYPLSNGRRKKGDILDTCYNLSGRKDVLLPEIVLHFGEGADVRLNGKRVIWGNDASRLCLAFAGNSKSTMNSELTIIGNRQQVSLTVLYDIQGGRIGFGGNGCSK; from the coding sequence ATGACATTGGAGCCTTCTGATGTGTTCCCTAAGTTTCAATTCGGTTGCGGCAGAAATAATGAGGGTGATTTTGGCAGCGGAGCTGATGGGATGCTGGGGCTTGGACAAGGGCAGCTTTCTACCGTATCTCAAACAGCTTCGAAGTTTAAAAAAGTTTTCAGTTACTGTCTCCCTGAGGAAGATTCCATTGGATCGCTGCTGTTCGGAGAGAAAGCCACTTCCCAATCCTCCTTAAAGTTCACATCGCTTGTAAATGGTCCTGGAACCTCAGGGTTAGAGGAGTCAGGGTACTATTTCGTCAAGCTCTTGGATATAAGTGTTGGTAACAAGCGACTTAATGTTCCCAGCTCCGTGTTTGCATCACCTGGAACTATAATAGACTCGGGAACTGTCATCACTTGCCTCCCTCAACGAGCCTATTCAGCACTCACAGCTGCATTCAAGAAAGCAATGGCGAAATATCCTCTTTCCAATGGGAGGCGGAAGAAAGGTGACATATTGGACACATGCTACAATTTAAGTGGAAGGAAAGATGTGTTACTACCGGAGATAGTGCTACATTTTGGGGAAGGAGCCGACGTACGTTTGAATGGAAAGAGAGTTATTTGGGGGAATGATGCATCTCGTCTTTGCTTGGCTTTTGCTGGGAACTCCAAATCAACCATGAACTCCGAATTAACCATTATTGGAAATAGACAACAAGTGTCTCTAACAGTTCTATATGACATACAAGGAGGAAGGATAGGGTTTGGGGGCAATGGTTGCTCCAAGTGA